In Streptococcus uberis, a single window of DNA contains:
- the lpdA gene encoding dihydrolipoyl dehydrogenase encodes MAVEIIMPKLGVDMQEGEIIEWKKQVGDTVNEGDVLLEINSDKTNMEIEAEDSGVLLKIVRQEGDVVPVTEVIGYIGAEGEVVEDNSSSAATEKATADLEAAGLEVPKAPVASEAPAKENKAPLADDEYDIIVVGGGPAGYYAAIRGAQLGGKIAIVEKSEFGGTCLNVGCIPTKTYLKNAEILDGIKIAAGRGINLASTNYTIDMDKTVDFKNSVVKTLTGGVQGLLKANKVTIFNGLGQVNPDKTVTIGSQTIKGRNVILATGSKVSRINIPGIDSKLVLTSDDILDLREMPKSLAVMGGGVVGIELGLVWASYGVDVTVIEMADRIIPAMDKEVSTELQKILSKKGMKIKTSVGVSEIVEENNQLTLKLNNGEEVVAEKALLSIGRVPQMNGLENLNLEMDRNRIKVNDYQETSIPGIYAPGDVNGTKMLAHAAYRMGEVAAENAMHGNVRKANLQFTPAAVYTHPEVAMVGITEEDARAKYGDILVGRNSFTGNGRAIASNEAHGFVKVIADAKFHEILGVHIIGPAAAEMINEAATIMESELTVDELLLSIHGHPTFSEVMYEAFADVLGEAIHNPPKRKK; translated from the coding sequence ATGGCTGTTGAAATTATTATGCCAAAACTTGGTGTTGACATGCAAGAAGGTGAAATCATCGAGTGGAAAAAACAAGTCGGTGATACTGTAAACGAAGGTGACGTTCTTCTTGAAATCAATTCAGATAAAACAAACATGGAAATTGAAGCAGAAGATTCAGGTGTACTTCTTAAAATTGTTCGCCAAGAAGGTGATGTTGTTCCTGTAACAGAAGTTATTGGTTACATTGGTGCTGAAGGTGAAGTTGTTGAAGATAACAGTTCAAGTGCTGCAACTGAAAAAGCAACAGCAGACTTAGAAGCAGCTGGTCTTGAAGTACCAAAAGCACCTGTAGCAAGTGAAGCACCTGCTAAAGAAAACAAAGCTCCATTAGCAGACGATGAGTATGATATCATTGTCGTTGGTGGCGGACCTGCTGGTTACTATGCTGCCATCCGTGGTGCACAACTTGGTGGTAAAATTGCCATTGTTGAAAAATCTGAATTTGGTGGTACTTGCTTAAACGTTGGATGTATCCCAACTAAAACTTACCTTAAAAATGCTGAAATTCTTGATGGTATCAAGATTGCAGCAGGTCGTGGTATCAATTTAGCATCAACAAACTATACCATTGACATGGACAAAACTGTTGATTTCAAAAACTCTGTTGTTAAAACCTTAACAGGTGGCGTTCAAGGGCTTCTTAAAGCTAACAAAGTAACTATCTTCAACGGACTTGGACAAGTTAACCCAGACAAGACAGTTACAATTGGCTCACAAACCATTAAAGGACGTAATGTTATCCTTGCAACAGGATCAAAAGTATCACGTATCAACATCCCAGGTATTGATTCTAAACTTGTCTTAACATCAGACGATATCTTAGACTTACGTGAAATGCCTAAATCACTTGCTGTTATGGGTGGTGGTGTTGTAGGTATCGAGCTTGGTCTTGTTTGGGCATCTTATGGAGTTGATGTAACCGTTATTGAAATGGCTGACCGCATCATTCCAGCAATGGACAAAGAAGTATCAACTGAATTGCAAAAAATCCTTTCTAAGAAAGGCATGAAGATCAAAACATCAGTTGGCGTTTCTGAAATTGTTGAAGAAAACAACCAATTAACATTGAAATTGAACAATGGTGAAGAAGTTGTTGCAGAAAAAGCCCTTCTTTCAATTGGACGTGTTCCACAAATGAATGGACTTGAAAATCTTAACCTTGAAATGGATCGCAACCGTATCAAAGTTAATGACTATCAAGAAACATCAATCCCAGGTATCTATGCACCAGGTGATGTTAACGGAACTAAAATGCTTGCTCACGCTGCATACCGTATGGGTGAAGTGGCAGCTGAAAATGCAATGCACGGAAATGTGCGTAAAGCTAACCTTCAATTCACTCCAGCTGCTGTTTACACACATCCAGAAGTGGCAATGGTTGGTATCACAGAAGAAGATGCACGTGCTAAATATGGTGACATCCTAGTTGGACGTAACAGCTTTACTGGTAACGGACGTGCCATCGCATCTAACGAAGCACATGGTTTTGTAAAAGTAATTGCGGATGCTAAATTCCACGAAATCCTTGGTGTTCACATTATTGGTCCAGCAGCAGCTGAAATGATCAACGAAGCAGCAACAATCATGGAATCAGAATTGACAGTAGATGAATTGTTATTATCAATCCATGGTCACCCAACATTCTCTGAAGTTATGTACGAAGCTTTTGCAGATGTGTTAGGTGAAGCTATCCATAACCCACCAAAACGCAAAAAATAA